Proteins from a genomic interval of Lusitaniella coriacea LEGE 07157:
- a CDS encoding Uma2 family endonuclease, with the protein MIQALPEPITFDEFIAWYPENSGHRYELHYGVIVEMPKPTGKHSRVAGFSIAELNFEIRRNKLPYFIPKECVLKPRCYESGYEPDVIVLDDRAIENDPRWERESIITTGTSVRLAIEVVSTNWSDDYALKLEEYEGMEIPEYWIVDYLGLGGRRYIGSPKQPTLTVYQLVDGEYQGKQFRGNERIESLAFPELDLTAVQVFAAGQVIS; encoded by the coding sequence ATGATTCAAGCTTTACCGGAACCCATAACCTTCGATGAATTTATTGCCTGGTATCCAGAAAACTCAGGGCATCGATACGAACTGCATTACGGGGTAATCGTCGAAATGCCAAAACCAACGGGAAAACATTCAAGAGTTGCAGGTTTTTCTATTGCCGAACTTAACTTTGAAATTAGACGCAATAAACTCCCTTACTTCATTCCCAAAGAATGCGTTCTCAAACCCCGTTGTTACGAGTCTGGATACGAACCCGATGTTATTGTCCTCGACGATCGCGCGATTGAAAACGATCCCCGTTGGGAAAGAGAATCCATCATCACCACAGGAACCTCTGTTCGTCTAGCGATTGAAGTCGTTTCAACCAATTGGAGTGACGACTACGCATTGAAACTAGAAGAGTATGAAGGGATGGAAATTCCCGAATATTGGATTGTCGATTATTTAGGGTTGGGGGGACGGCGTTACATCGGTTCTCCCAAACAGCCGACGCTTACGGTTTACCAACTTGTTGACGGCGAATATCAAGGGAAGCAGTTTCGGGGAAACGAGCGCATTGAGTCTCTGGCTTTCCCAGAGTTGGACTTGACTGCGGTTCAAGTTTTTGCAGCCGGACAAGTGATTTCATGA
- a CDS encoding PIN/TRAM domain-containing protein: MLDAIIISIFIVAIAGIGFEAIDLLPSDVLVQVTNIEAVRWILASFGGIIGLALGLTAQTTYRRVESRVRSLPIETTLTRSVGWVLGLLIANLMLAPIFLLPIPQQFTFVKPMMAILGSIVFSVLGVNLADTHGRTFLSLINPNSVESQLVAEGTLKPSPAKVLDTSCIIDGRLEALLDTGFIEGQVLVPQFVLQELQQLADASNDQKRVRGRRGLDLLNQMQGNYADRLVINPADYEDIPTVDAKLVRFTQEINGILLTNDYNLSKVANLQKVPVLNINDLAQAVRPVYLPGDTLELKIIRQGKEPTQGVGYLEDGTMVVVEEGQAYVGEEIFAIVTSALQTSAGRMIFAKPETSVVA, encoded by the coding sequence ATGCTAGATGCCATTATTATCTCTATATTTATCGTAGCAATAGCAGGAATTGGTTTCGAGGCGATTGACTTGCTTCCCTCCGATGTACTCGTTCAAGTTACCAATATTGAAGCTGTTCGTTGGATTCTTGCCTCTTTCGGAGGAATCATTGGTTTAGCCTTGGGGTTAACTGCTCAAACCACCTATCGCCGCGTGGAATCCAGGGTTCGCAGCCTCCCCATCGAAACGACCTTAACGCGATCCGTGGGTTGGGTTTTGGGACTGCTGATTGCAAACTTGATGCTCGCACCCATTTTCCTTCTCCCCATTCCCCAACAATTTACCTTTGTTAAACCCATGATGGCAATCTTGGGGAGCATTGTCTTTTCCGTCTTAGGCGTAAATCTTGCGGATACTCACGGTCGCACCTTTTTAAGCTTAATTAATCCCAATAGCGTTGAATCCCAGTTGGTGGCGGAAGGAACCCTCAAACCTTCTCCCGCGAAAGTTCTCGATACGAGTTGCATTATTGACGGTCGCTTGGAAGCTTTACTGGACACGGGATTTATTGAAGGTCAAGTGTTGGTTCCTCAGTTTGTCCTACAAGAACTTCAGCAGTTAGCCGATGCCAGCAACGACCAAAAGCGGGTTCGGGGACGCAGAGGATTAGACCTTCTCAATCAAATGCAAGGAAATTATGCAGATCGGTTGGTGATTAATCCCGCCGATTACGAGGATATTCCAACCGTCGATGCTAAACTCGTCCGCTTTACTCAAGAGATTAATGGGATTTTGCTCACCAACGACTACAATCTCAGCAAAGTCGCCAATCTTCAGAAAGTTCCAGTCCTCAATATTAACGATCTCGCTCAAGCAGTGCGTCCGGTTTACCTCCCCGGCGATACGCTGGAGTTAAAGATTATCCGTCAGGGCAAAGAACCCACTCAAGGTGTGGGGTATCTTGAAGATGGCACAATGGTTGTGGTTGAGGAAGGTCAAGCTTATGTGGGGGAAGAGATTTTCGCGATCGTCACTTCTGCGTTACAAACATCTGCCGGACGCATGATTTTTGCTAAACCCGAAACCTCAGTTGTGGCTTAG
- the hemW gene encoding radical SAM family heme chaperone HemW, giving the protein MKKPVAAYVHIPFCRRRCYYCDFPVSVVGDKARGENSGAIARYIKALSLEIETVRDETSKPLATIFFGGGTPSLLSVSQVEAILADLDRGFGIAKGAEISMEMDPGTFDRAQIQGYVAAGINRVSLGVQAFQNDLLRNSGRSHAQKDVFSAVDLLHRAGVTNFSLDLISGLPHQTLEQWRESLEMAIQLAPQHLSCYDLVLEPVTAFGKQYQPGERPLPDDETTAQMYKIAQQALTDAGYDHYEISNYAQPGYQCRHNRTYWENRPYYGLGMGAASFWRDRRFARPRTRREYYAWVDAGCEITEPPLSNREKLLEELMLGLRLADGVNLGKIRDRVGKEIVEKIEHCLQPYREKGWVEATPEGIRLSDPQGFLFSNTILAALFGAL; this is encoded by the coding sequence GTGAAAAAACCTGTTGCTGCTTACGTTCATATTCCATTCTGTCGCCGTCGTTGTTATTATTGTGATTTTCCGGTGTCTGTGGTGGGGGATAAGGCAAGGGGGGAAAATTCCGGCGCGATCGCGCGCTACATTAAAGCATTATCCCTCGAAATTGAAACGGTGCGGGATGAAACTTCAAAACCCCTTGCAACGATCTTTTTTGGGGGAGGAACGCCTTCACTGCTCTCCGTCTCGCAAGTTGAGGCAATTTTAGCCGATCTCGATCGCGGATTTGGCATTGCAAAAGGGGCGGAAATTTCAATGGAAATGGATCCCGGAACCTTCGATAGGGCGCAGATTCAAGGCTATGTGGCGGCGGGAATTAACCGCGTGAGTTTGGGGGTTCAAGCGTTCCAGAACGACTTGTTACGCAATAGCGGGCGATCTCACGCCCAAAAGGATGTTTTCAGCGCAGTTGACCTCCTTCATCGCGCAGGAGTAACGAATTTCAGTCTAGATTTAATTTCTGGTTTGCCCCATCAAACCCTCGAACAGTGGCGAGAATCTCTGGAAATGGCGATTCAGCTTGCGCCCCAGCACCTCTCTTGCTACGATTTGGTTCTCGAACCCGTCACGGCATTTGGCAAGCAATATCAACCGGGAGAGCGCCCGCTTCCGGATGATGAAACAACCGCACAGATGTATAAAATCGCTCAACAAGCCCTGACTGATGCGGGATACGACCATTATGAAATTTCTAACTACGCGCAACCGGGCTATCAGTGTCGCCACAACCGCACCTATTGGGAAAATCGCCCTTATTATGGGTTGGGGATGGGGGCGGCGAGTTTTTGGCGCGATCGGCGATTTGCGCGTCCTCGCACGCGGCGGGAGTATTATGCTTGGGTGGATGCCGGATGCGAAATTACCGAACCTCCCCTATCTAATCGCGAAAAACTTTTGGAAGAGTTGATGTTGGGGTTGCGTTTGGCGGATGGGGTTAATTTAGGGAAAATTCGCGATCGCGTTGGCAAAGAAATTGTTGAGAAGATCGAACATTGTTTGCAACCTTATCGCGAGAAGGGTTGGGTCGAAGCCACTCCAGAAGGAATAAGATTGAGCGATCCTCAAGGGTTTTTGTTCTCGAATACGATTTTGGCGGCATTATTTGGGGCATTGTAG
- the queC gene encoding 7-cyano-7-deazaguanine synthase QueC, translating to MKPKAVVLLSGGLDSATVAAIARSDGYDAIALSFRYGQRHLKELQAAQKIAQYLGIQDHFIVDVNLAQWGGSSLTDLSQTLPQEGVNPDSIPSTYVPGRNTVFIAIALSLAEAKNAEAIYLGINAVDYSGYPDCRPEYLEAYQGLANLSSKAGIEGNAPQLMAPLVRDSKVEIVKRALAFGVPIELTWSCYQGGEKPCGLCDSCRIRDRALIEAGRPDLAANPHP from the coding sequence ATGAAACCCAAAGCGGTTGTTCTCCTTTCTGGTGGATTAGATTCAGCAACGGTTGCCGCGATCGCGCGATCTGATGGTTATGACGCGATCGCGCTATCCTTTCGCTACGGACAGCGACATTTAAAGGAACTGCAAGCCGCCCAAAAAATCGCCCAATATTTGGGGATTCAAGACCATTTTATTGTGGATGTTAACCTTGCCCAATGGGGGGGATCGTCCCTAACCGATCTCTCCCAAACCCTACCCCAGGAAGGAGTCAACCCCGATAGTATTCCCTCGACCTACGTTCCCGGACGCAATACCGTTTTTATCGCGATCGCGCTTTCCCTCGCCGAAGCCAAAAACGCAGAAGCCATTTATCTGGGTATTAACGCCGTTGACTACTCCGGTTATCCCGATTGTCGTCCGGAGTACCTCGAAGCCTACCAAGGCCTTGCAAACCTCTCCTCAAAAGCAGGAATTGAAGGGAATGCACCCCAACTAATGGCTCCCTTGGTACGAGACTCCAAAGTAGAGATCGTCAAACGGGCATTAGCTTTCGGGGTTCCCATTGAACTCACTTGGTCGTGTTATCAGGGGGGAGAGAAACCCTGCGGTTTGTGCGATTCTTGTCGAATCCGCGATCGCGCGTTAATCGAAGCCGGACGACCGGATTTAGCTGCAAATCCTCATCCCTAA
- a CDS encoding phage holin family protein — MLHFLIVCLVTAVSLIIISKLPLGIEVDDIWKAVVAGIVFGILNAFVKPILFWLTLPISVLTLGLFALFLNVIIFGLAAWLVTGFRLQWGIWSAILGAIVLSILNSILFHILSLVLPSAAVS, encoded by the coding sequence ATGTTACACTTTTTAATTGTTTGTTTGGTTACGGCTGTCAGTTTAATTATTATTTCCAAGCTACCTTTGGGAATTGAAGTTGATGATATTTGGAAAGCCGTTGTTGCAGGCATTGTTTTTGGAATTTTAAATGCTTTTGTTAAACCCATTCTTTTTTGGTTGACGCTTCCAATTAGTGTTCTGACTTTGGGATTATTTGCATTGTTTCTCAATGTCATTATTTTCGGTTTAGCCGCTTGGTTAGTTACAGGATTCCGCTTACAATGGGGAATTTGGAGTGCCATCCTCGGCGCAATTGTTCTGAGCATTCTGAACTCGATTCTTTTTCATATTCTGAGTCTTGTCCTACCGAGTGCAGCCGTTAGCTAA
- a CDS encoding M15 family metallopeptidase — translation MKPYHHISIIECHEPLVPIPLERFAVFSPHPYIKVGANYGTQSPYFLRQGVLDALLEAQEYLQQTHPGWRIQIFDAYRPVEIQQYMVDYTFGEVVREKGLKATQLSPEQKEEIWQEVYQIWAIPSDNPATPPPHSTGSAVDITLTNDRGETMDMGSEIDELSARSRPDYYTNATTPKERDYSTHRELLNTIMVKAGFERHPGEWWHFSLGDQMWAWLRSRSLTARYGKVIISELSKT, via the coding sequence ATGAAACCCTACCATCACATTTCCATTATTGAATGTCACGAACCTTTAGTTCCCATTCCTTTAGAACGGTTTGCGGTATTTTCTCCCCATCCTTATATCAAAGTGGGAGCAAATTATGGGACGCAATCGCCCTATTTTTTGCGCCAAGGGGTTTTGGATGCATTGCTAGAAGCACAGGAGTATTTGCAACAAACCCATCCTGGTTGGCGAATTCAGATTTTTGATGCCTATCGTCCTGTGGAAATTCAACAGTATATGGTCGATTACACCTTTGGGGAAGTGGTGCGAGAAAAGGGATTGAAGGCGACGCAGCTTTCTCCCGAACAAAAGGAGGAAATTTGGCAGGAGGTGTATCAAATTTGGGCAATTCCCAGCGATAATCCGGCAACGCCGCCGCCGCACAGTACGGGTTCTGCGGTAGATATTACCTTAACGAACGATCGGGGGGAGACGATGGATATGGGTTCGGAGATTGATGAGTTGTCCGCGCGATCGCGCCCAGACTACTATACAAATGCCACAACCCCAAAAGAACGGGATTATAGTACCCATCGAGAACTGCTCAATACCATCATGGTTAAAGCCGGATTTGAACGACATCCCGGAGAATGGTGGCACTTTTCCCTGGGGGATCAAATGTGGGCATGGTTGCGCAGTCGCTCCTTAACCGCTCGTTATGGCAAAGTAATAATTTCTGAACTCTCAAAGACCTAA
- a CDS encoding DUF3110 domain-containing protein, with product MLAPKRIYILLLEAGTENEGIHTKKMGDIDKVLMFESEDDATRFSLMLEAQDYPETSVVAFPSDEIEAFCREAGYECELVEEGRLEIPPEGNVEELDYSKGSSEPASATPETESEIPTPELDDIRRRLEGLL from the coding sequence GTGTTGGCTCCCAAACGAATTTATATTTTATTGCTTGAAGCAGGAACTGAAAACGAAGGCATTCATACCAAAAAAATGGGTGACATCGATAAGGTTCTCATGTTTGAGTCTGAGGATGATGCAACTCGCTTCTCGCTGATGCTCGAAGCACAAGACTATCCCGAAACGAGCGTTGTGGCTTTTCCTTCCGATGAAATTGAAGCATTTTGTCGAGAAGCAGGCTATGAATGTGAATTAGTCGAGGAAGGACGATTAGAAATTCCCCCAGAGGGTAACGTTGAGGAACTCGATTACTCTAAAGGAAGTTCTGAACCTGCATCGGCAACTCCTGAGACAGAATCGGAAATTCCCACACCGGAACTCGATGACATCCGCCGCCGCCTTGAAGGATTGTTGTAG
- the murQ gene encoding N-acetylmuramic acid 6-phosphate etherase → MTHPESRGHLLTEQVNPNSNNLDRLTALELVDLFNCEDARTLDAIAKARIPLAQAIELTGKALRQGGRLFYVGAGTSGRLGVLDAAECPPTFCTPPEMVQGIIAGGAAALVRSSEDLEDRKEDGAAAIAQRQINSTDVVVGITAGGTTPFVLGALDAAKVRGATTIYIACVPIEQASVEADIDIRLLVGPEILAGSTRLKAGTVTKMALNILSTGVMVQLGKVYGNRMVDVAVTNHKLHDRSLRILQDLTELNRLEAAQLLESSGKRVKLALLMHWTGLDKEAGARLLESYQGNLRAALNAKNLQA, encoded by the coding sequence ATGACACATCCTGAATCTAGAGGTCATCTGCTAACCGAGCAGGTTAACCCCAATAGCAACAATCTCGATCGGCTGACTGCTTTAGAATTAGTAGACTTGTTCAATTGCGAGGATGCCCGAACCCTGGACGCGATCGCGAAAGCACGAATTCCCTTAGCTCAAGCCATCGAATTGACGGGGAAAGCACTGCGTCAGGGGGGGCGCTTATTTTACGTCGGAGCGGGGACGAGCGGGCGCTTGGGGGTTCTCGATGCGGCAGAATGTCCCCCCACCTTTTGTACGCCACCAGAAATGGTACAGGGCATTATCGCCGGGGGTGCAGCCGCTTTGGTGAGGAGTTCGGAAGATTTGGAAGATCGTAAAGAAGATGGAGCCGCCGCGATCGCGCAACGCCAAATCAATAGCACCGATGTTGTTGTAGGGATTACCGCAGGCGGTACGACACCCTTTGTATTGGGCGCTCTAGACGCTGCAAAAGTTCGAGGTGCCACAACCATCTATATCGCCTGTGTTCCTATTGAACAAGCCAGCGTCGAAGCAGACATCGACATTCGCCTCCTTGTGGGCCCTGAAATCCTGGCAGGCTCAACCCGACTCAAAGCCGGAACCGTCACCAAAATGGCATTAAACATCCTCTCCACCGGAGTGATGGTACAACTGGGAAAAGTCTACGGCAATCGCATGGTAGATGTCGCCGTAACCAACCACAAGCTCCACGATCGCTCCCTGCGCATTCTCCAAGACCTCACTGAGTTGAACCGACTTGAAGCCGCTCAATTATTAGAGAGCAGTGGCAAACGGGTGAAACTGGCGCTCCTGATGCACTGGACGGGCTTAGATAAAGAAGCGGGCGCTCGACTTCTTGAAAGCTATCAAGGTAATCTCAGAGCGGCACTCAACGCCAAAAACCTTCAAGCATAA
- a CDS encoding site-2 protease family protein has protein sequence MFNSSESIVTIGIVLLALGTLFWGYSRAKPFGKAGILAWLQSVVLMVPWLVFFGLFAVGIYLNLVGIILLLVVSVGIYIYIGKRLRAAGQDRILRDRGKDLTSTARAPQPLQTDDESNFRQTPPEFSSESEPEPEETPIAPEILPIPEEDLKQIQGIFGIDTFFRTETISYQEGAIFKGNLRGEPQEARDRLAAKLQERLGEKYRLFLVENPDGKPVVIVLPSSNDPQASTLAQKNFALVLLFCTLVTSIEAAGLWLGFDWFGELSRYPEALPIALGLCIILAAREIGYRLFAQRYNLRLSWPFFIPSLQIGSFGSIIRFESLLPNRSVLLDISLAGPAFSGIVSFLMVVTGLILSQPGSLFKIPTQFFQGSVLVGSLAKVILGDALQASIVDIHPLTVIGWLGLVITALNLMPAGQLDGGRIVQAIYGRKTARRTTIATLIILGIVAIISPSNPIPLYWGIVILFLQRGLERPSLNELTEPDDARAALGLLALFLMLATLIPLSPGLAGRLGIGG, from the coding sequence ATGTTTAATAGTTCAGAAAGTATTGTCACGATTGGGATCGTTCTTCTCGCCCTCGGCACTCTCTTTTGGGGATATAGCCGTGCGAAACCTTTCGGAAAAGCGGGTATTCTCGCCTGGTTGCAGTCGGTGGTTTTAATGGTTCCCTGGTTGGTCTTCTTCGGGCTTTTCGCCGTAGGAATTTACCTCAACCTCGTGGGGATTATCTTACTCTTAGTCGTCTCTGTGGGAATTTATATTTATATTGGCAAGCGCTTGCGGGCTGCGGGTCAAGATCGAATTTTGCGCGATCGCGGTAAGGATCTGACCTCCACAGCACGCGCCCCCCAACCCCTTCAAACCGACGACGAAAGTAATTTTCGCCAAACCCCCCCAGAATTCTCAAGCGAGTCCGAACCCGAACCCGAAGAAACCCCCATTGCACCAGAAATTCTCCCCATTCCTGAAGAAGACCTCAAACAAATTCAAGGCATTTTTGGCATCGACACCTTCTTTCGTACCGAAACCATTTCCTATCAAGAAGGAGCCATATTTAAAGGCAATTTGCGGGGCGAACCGCAAGAAGCGCGCGATCGTCTCGCCGCCAAACTCCAAGAACGCCTCGGCGAAAAATATCGACTTTTCCTCGTCGAAAACCCCGACGGCAAACCCGTCGTTATCGTTCTTCCCAGCAGCAACGACCCTCAAGCCTCAACCCTTGCCCAGAAAAACTTCGCCCTCGTCCTTCTCTTTTGCACCCTTGTCACCAGCATAGAAGCTGCCGGATTGTGGTTGGGCTTTGACTGGTTCGGCGAACTCAGTCGCTACCCGGAAGCACTTCCCATTGCCCTAGGACTCTGCATCATTCTCGCCGCGCGCGAAATTGGATACCGCCTCTTCGCCCAGCGCTATAACCTGCGCCTCAGTTGGCCCTTTTTTATCCCCAGCTTGCAAATTGGCTCCTTCGGTTCCATTATTCGTTTTGAATCTCTTCTGCCCAATCGCTCGGTTCTTTTAGACATTTCCTTAGCAGGCCCCGCATTTAGCGGCATCGTCTCCTTTCTCATGGTCGTTACGGGTTTAATCCTTTCGCAACCGGGCAGCCTCTTCAAAATCCCCACCCAATTCTTCCAAGGTTCCGTTCTCGTGGGTTCCCTTGCCAAAGTCATTTTAGGCGATGCCCTGCAAGCCTCCATTGTGGACATTCACCCTCTCACCGTTATTGGGTGGTTGGGTTTGGTGATTACCGCTTTGAACTTAATGCCTGCCGGACAACTTGATGGAGGACGAATCGTTCAAGCCATTTACGGACGCAAAACCGCCCGCCGCACGACCATTGCCACACTAATTATTTTAGGTATCGTTGCGATTATTTCTCCCAGTAACCCCATTCCGTTGTATTGGGGAATTGTCATTCTCTTTTTGCAAAGGGGTCTAGAACGTCCCAGCTTGAACGAACTCACCGAACCAGACGACGCGAGGGCAGCGTTGGGGCTGCTGGCATTGTTTCTTATGCTAGCCACCTTAATCCCCCTCAGTCCCGGTCTGGCAGGTCGTCTGGGAATTGGCGGATGA
- a CDS encoding DNA cytosine methyltransferase, with product MRVSSFFAGIGGFDLGFERAGMNVVFQCEIDPFCQQILKRHWPHVPLHDDITTLISTTIPPSELWCAGWPCQDLSTANAGRTGLFGKRSGLFFTFMDLVREVRPAWLVMENVPGLLSAEEGTALETVIDTLEENGYLGGWISCNAVHAGLPQNRDRIFFIASFRSERAYHFFTDSGELSGDTSSRKSSKAKVRPSFRQVTFGDTPLVVQRRGGFGYTMAKSICPTLRAQTGKHQGGHSDRPILCGEKLNVDRVGEAYGVSSRMDGRRGRLLGNAVVPTISEWIGRRVLKIEKCWAAKEESLFP from the coding sequence ATGCGTGTTTCTTCATTCTTCGCAGGCATTGGTGGTTTCGATCTGGGCTTTGAAAGAGCAGGAATGAATGTTGTGTTTCAATGTGAAATAGATCCCTTTTGTCAACAGATTTTGAAGCGCCATTGGCCGCACGTCCCTCTACATGACGACATCACGACCCTCATTTCGACAACTATCCCTCCCTCTGAGTTATGGTGTGCAGGATGGCCTTGCCAAGACCTCAGTACCGCGAATGCAGGGAGAACAGGACTTTTCGGAAAACGAAGCGGACTCTTCTTTACCTTTATGGACTTGGTTAGAGAAGTTCGTCCAGCATGGTTGGTCATGGAAAATGTGCCGGGTTTACTCTCCGCAGAAGAAGGAACCGCCCTTGAGACAGTTATCGACACGCTCGAAGAGAATGGGTATCTGGGGGGATGGATATCGTGTAACGCTGTCCATGCGGGCTTACCCCAAAACCGAGACAGAATATTCTTTATCGCAAGTTTTAGATCCGAACGTGCCTATCACTTCTTTACTGACAGCGGCGAATTGTCTGGGGATACTTCGTCGAGAAAATCGAGCAAAGCGAAAGTTAGACCCAGTTTTCGTCAAGTCACTTTCGGAGACACTCCGCTTGTGGTACAACGTCGCGGTGGCTTCGGGTACACAATGGCAAAAAGCATCTGCCCCACGTTACGCGCCCAAACTGGAAAACATCAAGGCGGTCATTCAGACCGACCAATACTCTGTGGCGAGAAACTTAACGTGGACAGAGTGGGAGAGGCTTATGGGGTTTCCTCCCGGATGGACGGTCGCCGAGGGAGACTCCTTGGTAATGCTGTCGTCCCAACCATCAGCGAATGGATTGGACGGCGAGTTTTAAAGATTGAAAAATGTTGGGCAGCTAAAGAGGAGAGTCTATTCCCTTAA
- a CDS encoding helix-turn-helix domain-containing protein, producing MSFRLISRHRFEALVVGEKQNISGQRIRQVRLQQGIDQVELAAALNIDYGVKLEQSDISEIERQVRSVKDYELDAISKVLNIDPIWLLRGDS from the coding sequence TTGTCTTTCCGATTAATATCTCGTCATAGGTTTGAGGCATTGGTGGTGGGTGAAAAGCAGAATATTAGCGGGCAACGGATTCGTCAGGTTAGATTGCAACAGGGTATCGATCAGGTGGAATTGGCTGCTGCGCTCAATATAGATTATGGAGTCAAACTCGAACAATCTGATATTTCGGAGATCGAACGTCAAGTACGCTCGGTAAAAGATTATGAGCTTGATGCAATCTCAAAAGTGTTAAATATCGATCCGATCTGGCTGCTTCGAGGGGATAGTTAA
- a CDS encoding HNH endonuclease, whose product MAKARKSRGRQKFIPLAAISKQGVPENIRREEWLEEVCQGFVSPSQANKSYYRVLLETLWPVGHGIPGPHVKEEELREAIERFRKSRHSGSKPYKPYVDVFRRLRELQGEEGVTGIGREGKTYQLISLSLSEKRIPRIKLSETQWQHILDNYQHRCAVCNRTEPEVRFQQDHKIPRIRGGGNELTNWQPLCDECNNFKSTSCRGCHLECEQCSWAFPDRFTPLRLSLENISKLRQFARQINSDAHDLLNQIVDEFFDAKGEE is encoded by the coding sequence ATGGCTAAAGCTCGAAAAAGCCGAGGACGGCAAAAGTTTATTCCCCTTGCTGCTATTAGCAAACAAGGAGTTCCAGAAAATATTAGGCGCGAGGAATGGTTGGAAGAAGTCTGTCAGGGATTTGTTTCTCCCAGTCAAGCAAATAAATCTTATTACCGAGTGCTTTTAGAAACGCTTTGGCCTGTAGGACACGGTATTCCTGGTCCCCATGTCAAAGAGGAGGAACTGAGAGAAGCAATTGAGCGTTTTAGAAAAAGTCGGCACTCAGGAAGCAAACCTTACAAACCTTATGTAGATGTTTTTAGGCGCTTGCGGGAACTGCAAGGAGAAGAAGGGGTAACGGGAATTGGACGGGAAGGCAAAACCTATCAACTGATAAGTCTGTCTCTAAGTGAAAAAAGAATTCCACGCATTAAGCTTTCCGAGACACAGTGGCAACACATTCTTGATAATTACCAGCATAGATGCGCTGTCTGTAACCGTACGGAGCCAGAGGTTCGATTTCAACAAGATCATAAAATTCCACGGATTAGAGGGGGAGGGAACGAATTAACGAATTGGCAACCCCTTTGTGATGAATGCAACAACTTCAAAAGTACATCCTGCCGTGGATGTCACCTAGAATGCGAGCAATGTAGTTGGGCATTTCCCGATCGATTTACACCCCTTCGTCTATCTTTAGAGAATATTTCTAAATTGAGACAATTTGCAAGGCAAATCAACTCAGATGCTCACGATCTACTGAACCAGATTGTTGATGAATTTTTTGATGCGAAAGGGGAGGAATAA
- the lpxA gene encoding acyl-ACP--UDP-N-acetylglucosamine O-acyltransferase: MLIHPTAVIESGAKLGADVRVGAFSYIDRVVEIGDGCEIGSHVTILPYTRLGKNCRVHAGAVLGDLPQDVAFANEESYVRVGDNCIIREGVTIHRGTKLGSVTEVGNDCFLMAYSHLAHNAKLGNRAIISNGALVAGYAEVEDGAFISGNCLIHQFTRVGRLAMLSGGTAIQKDVPPFCMTRSMSSNTVMGLNVVGLRRAGYSAEDRLILKRAFKRLYQSGLNVSQAVVQLDKEFSSELVQELNLFVKTSQRGICRFLRGGKSPD; encoded by the coding sequence GTGCTGATTCACCCTACCGCCGTTATTGAATCTGGTGCGAAATTGGGCGCTGATGTTCGCGTTGGAGCGTTTTCCTATATCGATCGCGTGGTTGAAATTGGCGATGGATGCGAGATCGGTTCTCACGTAACGATTCTGCCTTACACTCGTCTTGGTAAAAATTGCCGCGTTCATGCTGGCGCGGTGCTTGGCGATCTTCCCCAAGATGTTGCGTTTGCCAACGAAGAAAGTTACGTGCGCGTGGGCGACAATTGCATCATTCGCGAAGGAGTCACAATCCATCGAGGAACGAAATTAGGTTCGGTGACGGAAGTGGGGAATGATTGCTTTTTAATGGCTTATTCTCACTTAGCCCACAACGCCAAACTGGGCAATCGCGCGATTATCTCCAATGGCGCGCTGGTTGCGGGTTATGCAGAGGTGGAAGATGGCGCGTTTATTAGCGGAAATTGTCTCATTCATCAGTTTACGCGCGTCGGACGCTTGGCAATGCTTTCGGGGGGAACTGCGATACAAAAAGATGTTCCGCCTTTTTGCATGACGCGATCGATGAGCAGCAATACTGTCATGGGATTGAACGTAGTCGGTTTGCGCCGCGCGGGATACAGTGCCGAAGATCGCCTCATTCTTAAACGCGCCTTTAAGCGCTTGTATCAATCGGGATTGAATGTCTCTCAGGCAGTGGTGCAATTGGATAAAGAGTTTTCTTCAGAGTTAGTGCAAGAGTTAAATCTATTTGTCAAAACTTCTCAGCGAGGCATCTGTCGGTTTCTACGCGGAGGCAAAAGTCCCGATTGA